TACCGCGATGATCGCACCCTTGTTGATGATAGCGATGCGGTCGCAGAGCATATCCGCCTCGAACATGTTGTGAGTAGTCAGGAGCACCGTCTTCCCCTCCTCCCTCAGCTGCAGCACTACTTCCCGAACTTTCCTGGCAGCGTAGGGGTCTAGCCCGATCGTCGGCTCGTCGAGGAACAGGATCGGGGGGTCATGCAGAAGCGCTCTGGCGATGTTCAGCTTCGACTTCATCCCCGTGCTGTACTCTTCGACGAGGCGGTCAGCATCACCCTGAAGGTCCAGGAGCTCGAGGAGGTACCTGATCCTCTCCTTAGCGTAGCTCGGCTCAAGGTGGTAGAGGCGGGCAAAGTACATGAGGTTCTCGCGCCCACTCAGCTTCCAGTAGAAGCCCCGGTCGCTGTAAAGACTCACACCGATGCTCTCCCGCACCTTCCCCGGCTCCTCGACGACGTTAAAGCCATTCACCCACGCTTCCCCCTCGTCGGGGAGCAGCAGCGTGCTGAGAATCTTGATCGTCGTCGTCTTACCTGCACCGTTCGGGCCGAGAAGCCCGAAAATCTCTCCCCTCCGAACCTCGAACGACACACCCCTCAGCGCCTCCACGACACGCTTCTTCCCCCTGAAGAGGCGGCCTCCTTCACGAGTCTCAAACCTCTTCACAAGCCCTTTCGCGACGATCGCGCTCTGCAAACCGCTGCACCGCCCCCTCAACAGTCGCTAGGTAACTAAGCTTTTCGCGAGCTGCGAGCTCGTCCTCCCAGCGGTCCGCGAGGCCCTGGCGCTGGTAGGGGTAACCACCTCAATACCACTCCGGGAAGCTTGAGCTGGCAGCTGCTTGTCGAAAGCCGGAAGCGGGATCTCCAGCCTCCCGGCAGCAGCCAGGATCACTTTATAATTACACCTCGCCAGCGAGAT
This region of Thermofilum sp. genomic DNA includes:
- a CDS encoding ABC transporter ATP-binding protein, with amino-acid sequence MQSAIVAKGLVKRFETREGGRLFRGKKRVVEALRGVSFEVRRGEIFGLLGPNGAGKTTTIKILSTLLLPDEGEAWVNGFNVVEEPGKVRESIGVSLYSDRGFYWKLSGRENLMYFARLYHLEPSYAKERIRYLLELLDLQGDADRLVEEYSTGMKSKLNIARALLHDPPILFLDEPTIGLDPYAARKVREVVLQLREEGKTVLLTTHNMFEADMLCDRIAIINKGAIIAVGTPAELKARVSQHRVLELEAFLQDGEIAAKLRRVEGVVGAAASIKDPAAGLYEVRVVYQGDEMPREVLSALISSGARLVSMRSLEPTLEDVFITLTGERLEKQG